One genomic window of Quercus lobata isolate SW786 chromosome 9, ValleyOak3.0 Primary Assembly, whole genome shotgun sequence includes the following:
- the LOC115959600 gene encoding histone acetyltransferase MCC1: MVNPKLSHRASICYRPIEPSDREILEQIHCDLFPIRYESEFFQNVVNGQDIVSWAAVDRNRPNGRSDELVGFVTARIVLAKESEIGDMLRYDPSKPDQTLVYILTLGVVDGYRNLGIASSLIQKVVKYASSIPTCRAVYLHVISYNDPAIRLYKKMSFQCVRRLQGFYLIGGQHYDSYLFVYYVNGGRSPCSPLELVTIMVSYMRSGLKTVAAKLYKNEDRKVPKWPKCKESHSLISTTQHRRSLTAECNGCECV, translated from the exons ATGGTAAACCCTAAATTGTCCCACCGTGCAAGTATATGCTATAGGCCTATAGAACCCTCTGATCGTGAGATTTTAGAGCAAATCCATTGTGATTTGTTTCCCATCAG GTATGAGTCTGAGTTCTTTCAAAATGTTGTCAACGGACAAGATATTGTATCGTGGGCTGCTGTTGACCGCAATCGGCCAAATGGTCGAAGTGACGAACTTGTTGGATTTGTAACTGCACGAATTGTTCTTGCAAAAGAAAGTGAG ATAGGGGATATGCTCAGATATGACCCATCAAAACCAGATCAAACTTTAGTCTACATTCTGACACTGGGAGTTGTAGATGGCTATAGAAATCTTGGCATAG CGTCTTCATTAATTCAGAAGGTCGTAAAATATGCCTCAAGTATTCCAACTTGTCGAGCAGTTTACTTGCATGTGATTTCTTACAATGATCCTGCAATACGTTTGTACAAGAAAATGTCATTCCAGTGTGTAAGAAGGTTGCAAGGTTTTTACTTGATTGGTGGTCAGCATTATGACTCATACTTGTTTGTATACTATGTAAACGGCGGTCGTTCTCCTTGCTCACCACT AGAGCTAGTTACCATCATGGTGAGTTACATGAGGAGTGGTTTGAAGACGGTGGCTGCAAAGCTATACAAGAATGAAGATAGAAAGGTCCCAAAATGGCCCAAATGTAAAGAAAGCCATTCCCTTATATCAACAACGCAACACAGAAGAAGTTTGACTGCTGAATGTAATGGGTGTGAGTGTGTTTGA
- the LOC115962221 gene encoding protein EXORDIUM-like 6, with protein MASSFPISRPLALAFILLLVLPLALEAKFHAKPVLTYHRGPIITGRLNLSLLWYGQFGRSQKNAIRTFIKSLNYNGRSNFQPQVSTWWEMVGSYQSMAMKHSRKTPRIQVNVVKQITDNSYSLGKVMTKDFIKTLVQKATAGNRNTVAVIFTSRQVTASDLCSGQCFEHGVIGKQPYILVGNPETECPGTCAWPFHRSDSRLQAVTLQPPNGNIGADAMVIHFASGLASTVTNPFKTGYYQPGRRNDVLTEATTACPGIFGSGALPGYTGKVRVDPVTGGGFNAHGYKGRKFMLPAIWNPKTSSCWTLL; from the exons atggcgTCTTCTTTCCCAATAAGTCGCCCTCTTGCTCTCGCCTTTATCCTACTGCTCGTCCTCCCTCTCGCCCTCGAAGCCAAGTTCCACGCCAAACCCGTCTTGACCTACCACCGGGGCCCTATCATCACCGGAAGGCTCAACCTTTCCCTCCTATGGTATGGTCAATTCGGCCGTTCTCAAAAGAATGCTATCAGGACTTTCATCAAATCATTAAACTACAATGGTCGTTCAAACTTTCAGCCTCAGGTATCAACCTGGTGGGAAATGGTTGGGAGCTACCAATCTATGGCTATGAAGCATTCAAGGAAAACCCCAAGAATCCAAGTGAATGTTGTGAAGCAAATTACCGATAACTCATACTCTTTGGGGAAGGTCATGACCAAAGACTTTATTAAGACTCTGGTCCAGAAGGCAACTGCTGGAAATCGTAACACTGTTGCTGTTATCTTCACATCTAGGCAAGTCACAGCGTCTGATTTGTGCTCGGGACAATGCTTTGAGCATGGAGTTATTG GTAAGCAACCATACATCTTGGTGGGTAATCCAGAAACCGAGTGTCCAGGTACTTGTGCCTGGCCATTCCACAGGTCTGACTCCAGGCTACAAGCTGTAACATTGCAACCACCAAATGGTAACATTGGTGCTGATGCTATGGTGATTCATTTTGCCTCAGGCTTGGCTTCTACCGTGACCAACCCATTCAAGACTGGGTATTACCAACCCGGCCGCAGAAATGATGTGTTGACTGAGGCTACTACGGCTTGTCCTGGTATTTTTGGAAGCGGGGCATTGCCCGGGTACACTGGAAAGGTACGAGTGGACCCGGTCACTGGTGGAGGCTTCAATGCTCATGGTTATAAGGGTAGGAAATTCATGTTACCTGCTATATGGAACCCAAAAACATCATCATGCTGGACTCTCTTGTAG